The Jaculus jaculus isolate mJacJac1 chromosome 1, mJacJac1.mat.Y.cur, whole genome shotgun sequence nucleotide sequence cacatccatgtttattgctactgtgttcacaataactaggaaaagGACCCAGCCTAAGCACTCATAGACAAAAGAATGGGCAAAGAAAATGTGGTTTGTAAACACCATGGAATTCTTATTCagaaaattatgaatttttaatgTAGTTTTGTTATTTCCCTTTGTGAAGTGCCTTTTAAACTATTAGCCTGTTTTGTATATTTCTAACATTTTACAAAATGGTCTACCTGGACATTTTCCTAATCATGACTGCTGATCATTAGGTTATTTTttcactctttccttctctttttaaatttggcTTATGGTGTCTTTGATTATTTCATTATAGTGCTCAAATGTCATGGAATTCATTGattttaggttttcatttttaacttGTAAGCTTTCTCACAAGTTTTCTTCATCTCATTTAaacattatattatttatatactttttaatattttaacattgGGTCCTAGACccactgaaatttatttttcagtatgAGATGGCATTAAGTCTGAATTGTATTTTTCAAAGTAGTTATTAATTTTACCAATAACACATTTCAGGTCCTTTTTGATAACATTGAGCTGAAGGCCACCTTTATCCTCTCATCTTACATCACAGAAATCCGAAGTCCTGGGGTGATGATATGATTTTCTGAGGGTTCTCTTTCTCAACTAAAGAAATTTATGAGGGTTCTCTTTCACAACTAGAGGAATTTTTCCCTCCAGGGAACATTTTGCAAGGTCCAGAGAATGGTTTGGCTATCATTACCAGAGGATTATGATTGGCATTTAGTGGTAGAGGCCAGTGATGCCACTTAAAATGTGCTTGAATAGCCCTCACTGCAAAATATTTGACCCAGGGTCAATGACTGTGTGAAAGGCTGAGAAATCTTAGGGTCACTGATTCTATGACTCTGTATAAGGGATGAACATCttactttataaaacaaaaatatttcagaaaatatatCTTGTGTTCTTGTCATTTTGTATCtgctgataattttttaaaatattttttgtttatttttatttacttatttgagagcaacagacagagagagaaagaggcagagggggtgagggagagaatgggtgcactagggcttcgagccactgcaaatgaacttgtgcacccccttgtgcatctggctaacatgggtcctggggaatttagccttgaaccagggtccttaggcttcacaagcaagtgcttaacagctaagccatctctccagcccctaaagttatTTTTCATTGTGATTTAGTAACTGTTTTGTAGGTGAGGGAAATATGAACTTTTCTTAATGTCAATGTTGGGAACACTtctaattcatttctttctttcttttttggttttggttttttgaggtagggtctcgctctagcctaggctgacctggaattcactatgtagactcagggttgccttgaactcacggcgaccctcctacctctacctcccaagtgctaggattaaaagcatgagcaacctttttctcttttatttttgcccAGCTGACACATTTATTAGCACTAAACACAAGATCAACCCCTTTCCCCACCGCCAGgaggccaccatgcccacagtCCTCGGCCACTTGAAACAGGGTCCTGCTGCCCTATTTGTGCCACACACTCAGGTCTTGGCAGTAGCCTGAGTTGCCCCTAGGGCTGTGAGCTGCTGGAGCTTCTGGTTCATCATCTCTATGACAGCTTGTTTCATAGCATGCTTCTGCAGAGCTGGCTGGATTCTCTCCAGTTGCTTGGTGAGAAAGTCTATCTTCCTTTCGAAGAAGTCCTTAGCGCCCTCAGCTGTCCTTTCCACATAGTAGCCAGTTCCCACGTCAATGATCACATGTTCTATGTCATGGAGCCTCCCAGGGACATACATAGAACTCGTCAGTGGGACCAGTAATTCTTTCCCCTCGTTGCTCTTGCTCAGCACATTTAGACAGTCCTTGGCttccacatacttggtctgcacCGCCTTGAGCTGCGCAATGGACGTGGACAAGTACTCCACTTCCTGGTCCAGCTGGTTCTTGAGCATTTCTAGCTGTGGCAGATTCAGCTCGGTGATGTTCATCGGCTGTGCCATGTTGGGAAGggactctctttttttcttttagcctataagtttttattgagaattctaatatatgaaaatactgtaatttgatcataatctccacCAATTCCCCCTTTTATCCTCCCTTTATAGTCCTTATTCCATTGAACCCCCTTCTCCTTTTAATTAATCCTTCTTCTATTTGATGCCTCATTACTTTTGTCCTCCATCATCTGTCAAAATTGTTGACATACTCAATACCATGCAGGTCTCCTGCAGGTGACAATACCCATTGTGACATCATGAAATTGTCAGTCTAATTCATTtctctgagatttttttctaCCCTTATGACATGGAAATGTTTTAGTCACACTAGTTTTAGAAGAGAACCTTTATGTCTCTGGACAATAATACAAATGCTACTGGTTGGTCATTTTCAAAGCACTGGCAACATATCAGATCAGGTGAGATCAGTGTTTTCCAACCTGACTATGGCGATCATAGTCTAAAACGTCAGATTCACAGCCTTATAAATTACATAATTGACAATAATAATTTTAGGCCACAAAACTTATAGTTTAATCAACCAAATTATTCCAGAGTTTTATATTATGGACCACTACTATAACATATTTACAGATATCCTTTCTAAGAGGAGAGATATTCTAATCCCTGTATGGCAAACTCTGAACTTGGCTCCTTCCTCAAAGGGTAATTTTGTCCTAGAAAGTGAAATAAGACTGAGGTTGTCTTTAAGGTTCCAGATTTTCCTGTattaaaattatgtcatttgcaggaaaatgaagtaATCATACTAAGTTAGTTAAGTCagtctcaggtaaataaataccACATATTTTtcctctcatttgtggatcctcaattttatatacacacataaatcatGTCCATACATATGTGACATGCCAATAGATATGAAACTATGTTTGTTACTAACAAGTAGGAGGGACAAAGGGCATAAAGGGAGGGGTAGGGGGTACATTATACACCTATATGAAGCCAAG carries:
- the LOC101601394 gene encoding prefoldin subunit 5 encodes the protein MAQPMNITELNLPQLEMLKNQLDQEVEYLSTSIAQLKAVQTKYVEAKDCLNVLSKSNEGKELLVPLTSSMYVPGRLHDIEHVIIDVGTGYYVERTAEGAKDFFERKIDFLTKQLERIQPALQKHAMKQAVIEMMNQKLQQLTALGATQATAKT